In Nitrospira sp., one genomic interval encodes:
- a CDS encoding short chain dehydrogenase, whose amino-acid sequence MRVIVIGGTGTIGSAVVSALAARHEVVTVGHRKGMHQVDLASPDSITALFKAVGTCDAVISTAGSAKFGSFDDLTYDDYFVGLKNKLMGQANLVRIGKAFVTNHGSFTLTSGVLSREPMKGSASISMVNAGLEGFVRAAALELPRGLRVNVVSPPWVTETLIARGMDPSIGIPADKVAHSYLASLEGTMTGQTIDPRQRGA is encoded by the coding sequence ATGCGAGTGATTGTCATCGGAGGAACCGGCACCATCGGCAGCGCGGTCGTTTCGGCGTTAGCCGCCCGACACGAGGTGGTGACCGTGGGCCACCGGAAGGGCATGCACCAAGTGGATTTGGCCTCGCCCGACTCCATTACGGCGCTGTTCAAGGCGGTCGGCACCTGCGATGCAGTCATCAGCACGGCCGGCAGCGCCAAGTTCGGCAGCTTCGATGACCTGACCTACGACGATTACTTCGTCGGCTTGAAGAACAAACTGATGGGGCAGGCGAATCTGGTCCGTATCGGTAAGGCCTTCGTCACGAACCACGGGTCGTTCACCTTGACCAGCGGCGTGCTCAGCCGGGAACCGATGAAGGGCAGCGCCTCGATCAGCATGGTGAATGCGGGCCTGGAAGGGTTTGTCCGCGCCGCCGCACTGGAACTGCCGCGCGGCCTTCGCGTGAATGTGGTGAGTCCGCCCTGGGTGACGGAAACGCTGATCGCCAGAGGGATGGACCCCTCCATCGGCATTCCTGCCGACAAAGTCGCGCACTCCTATCTGGCGAGCCTCGAAGGCACGATGACGGGGCAAACGATCGATCCCAGGCAGCGGGGCGCCTAG